One stretch of Candidatus Baltobacteraceae bacterium DNA includes these proteins:
- a CDS encoding formate--tetrahydrofolate ligase, giving the protein MAVKFKSDLEIAHEAKMKPIREIAEQIGISEDFLIPYGKYVAKVQLEAIDELKKRPRAKYIVMSAITPTPLGEGKTTTTVGLAQGFHHIGKRATMSIRQASMGPVFGIKGGAAGGGYSQVVPMEALNLHLTGDFHAITSAHNLLSAIVDNHLHQGNELELDNITWRRVLDVNDRSLRNIVIGLGGKDDGVTRQTGFDITAASEVMAILALATSLKDLRSRLERIVVGYTKKGKPVTAAELKGAGSMAVLLRDALQPNLMQTLENTPAIVHAGPFGNIAHGNSSIVGDMVAIHTGDYLVTEAGFGADMGAERFFNIKCRASGMKPDAAVIVATVRALKSHSGKHKIVGGKPLPEAILKENPDEVHEGAANLRKQIENIRIHGVSPVVAINSFPGDHPSEHEAIREIAASMGARAAVSTHFVNGGKGAVDLAEAVAAACNEPSNFKFLYSDTASLREKIETVATKIYGAAKVEYSPAAARQLDSYEKNGYGHFPVCIAKTQNSISSDPSLKGAPTGWTMPVREVRASVGAGFVYPICGDMRTMPGLGADPAAFKISLDDNGEIVGLS; this is encoded by the coding sequence ATGGCGGTAAAGTTCAAGTCAGACCTAGAGATCGCGCACGAAGCCAAAATGAAGCCGATCCGCGAGATCGCGGAGCAGATCGGGATATCTGAAGATTTCCTGATCCCGTACGGCAAGTACGTCGCGAAAGTTCAGCTCGAAGCAATCGATGAGCTCAAGAAACGTCCGCGGGCCAAATATATCGTCATGTCTGCGATTACACCGACGCCGCTCGGCGAAGGTAAGACGACGACGACTGTTGGCCTTGCGCAGGGCTTTCATCATATCGGCAAGCGCGCCACGATGTCGATTCGCCAAGCCTCGATGGGGCCGGTGTTCGGAATCAAGGGCGGTGCTGCCGGGGGCGGATACAGCCAAGTCGTCCCGATGGAAGCGCTCAATCTCCATCTTACCGGCGATTTTCACGCCATTACCTCGGCGCACAATCTGCTGTCGGCAATCGTCGACAATCATCTGCACCAAGGCAACGAGCTCGAGCTCGACAACATCACCTGGCGGCGCGTTCTCGATGTGAATGACCGCTCGCTGCGTAACATCGTCATCGGTCTGGGCGGAAAAGACGATGGCGTCACGCGTCAAACCGGTTTCGACATCACTGCGGCATCCGAGGTGATGGCGATTCTCGCGCTTGCGACGTCGCTGAAGGATTTGCGTTCGCGTCTCGAACGCATCGTCGTCGGTTACACCAAGAAGGGCAAGCCCGTCACGGCGGCCGAGCTGAAGGGCGCAGGCTCGATGGCTGTGTTGTTACGCGATGCGCTGCAGCCGAACTTGATGCAAACGCTGGAGAACACGCCTGCAATCGTTCACGCAGGTCCGTTCGGCAACATCGCGCACGGCAACTCGTCGATCGTCGGCGATATGGTCGCGATTCACACCGGCGACTATCTTGTTACTGAAGCCGGTTTCGGTGCGGATATGGGCGCAGAGCGTTTCTTCAACATCAAGTGCCGCGCGTCCGGAATGAAGCCCGATGCGGCGGTTATCGTTGCGACCGTTCGTGCGCTGAAGTCGCATTCGGGTAAGCACAAGATCGTCGGCGGAAAGCCGCTGCCCGAAGCGATCCTCAAAGAAAATCCCGACGAAGTCCATGAGGGCGCCGCGAATCTGCGCAAGCAGATCGAGAACATCCGCATTCACGGCGTCTCGCCGGTCGTCGCGATCAATTCATTCCCCGGCGACCATCCCTCCGAGCACGAAGCAATCCGCGAGATTGCAGCCTCGATGGGAGCGCGTGCCGCCGTCTCGACGCACTTCGTGAACGGCGGCAAGGGAGCCGTCGACCTCGCGGAGGCGGTTGCTGCTGCTTGCAACGAGCCGAGCAACTTCAAGTTCCTCTACTCCGACACGGCCTCACTCCGCGAAAAGATCGAAACGGTCGCCACGAAGATCTATGGCGCGGCGAAAGTGGAGTACAGCCCGGCTGCGGCGAGACAGCTCGACAGCTACGAGAAAAACGGATACGGTCACTTCCCGGTTTGCATCGCGAAGACGCAGAACTCGATCTCGTCGGATCCGTCGCTGAAGGGCGCACCGACCGGCTGGACGATGCCGGTTCGCGAGGTACGCGCTTCGGTCGGCGCAGGCTTCGTGTACCCGATCTGCGGCGACATGCGTACGATGCCGGGACTGGGCGCCGATCCTGCGGCGTTCAAGATTTCGCTCGACGACAACGGCGAGATCGTCGGACTCTCCTAA
- a CDS encoding ABC transporter ATP-binding protein, with protein MATTGEVVVKGVSKSYGLAQFEKDVVKDCSLTIEAGKLTVMVGPSGCGKSTLIRLLAGFERPTNGTITIDGKEVNGPGRDRLVVFQETALFPWMSTYENIMYGPRACGEDNSETRAQAEYLLEKVGLNGFRDKFPSQLSGGMQRRAELARAMINNPSIMILDEPFRGLDAMTKSLMWDYYARLYEENRRTNFFVTTDIDEAIYLADRLIVMTNIPTRVRTVLEVDLPRPRQVKDVFENDRANELKIQALSLLHEEAMKSFADGSKAAADFVDAYSRRVAGGDG; from the coding sequence ATGGCAACAACCGGCGAAGTCGTCGTTAAGGGCGTCAGCAAATCGTACGGCCTCGCGCAGTTCGAAAAGGACGTCGTCAAAGATTGCTCGCTTACGATCGAGGCGGGCAAGCTCACCGTCATGGTCGGGCCCTCGGGTTGCGGAAAATCAACGCTCATCCGGCTCTTGGCCGGATTCGAACGGCCGACGAACGGCACGATAACGATCGACGGTAAGGAAGTGAACGGCCCAGGTCGCGACCGGCTGGTCGTCTTTCAAGAGACGGCACTCTTTCCGTGGATGTCGACGTACGAGAACATCATGTACGGGCCACGCGCTTGCGGCGAAGACAATTCCGAAACGCGCGCGCAAGCCGAATATCTTCTCGAGAAGGTCGGACTGAACGGTTTCCGGGACAAGTTTCCGAGCCAGCTCTCCGGCGGGATGCAGCGACGTGCAGAGCTTGCGCGCGCGATGATCAACAATCCCTCGATCATGATCCTCGACGAGCCGTTCCGCGGGCTCGACGCAATGACGAAGTCGCTCATGTGGGACTACTACGCGAGGCTCTACGAAGAGAACCGTCGCACGAATTTCTTCGTCACGACCGATATCGACGAAGCGATCTATCTTGCGGATCGTTTGATCGTGATGACCAACATTCCGACGCGCGTGCGGACCGTGCTCGAAGTCGACTTACCGCGTCCGCGTCAAGTCAAAGACGTCTTCGAAAACGACCGGGCCAACGAGCTAAAGATTCAAGCTCTCTCGTTGCTCCACGAGGAAGCGATGAAGTCGTTTGCCGATGGCAGCAAGGCCGCGGCCGACTTCGTCGACGCGTATTCGCGTCGCGTCGCCGGCGGTGATGGTTAG
- the folD gene encoding bifunctional methylenetetrahydrofolate dehydrogenase/methenyltetrahydrofolate cyclohydrolase FolD → MNPAPRIIDGAAYAATVRASVRDGVSALERDRGFVPTLAVVIVGDDPASHVYVRTKTKAAKDAGIRSIEYKLGDQTPEAELLALLGELNARDDVHGILVQLPLPKHISADRIIYAIDPGKDVDGFHPQNAGLLALGKPALVPCTPRGCVMLAKTVHESLRGFETVIIGRSTIVGRPAAQLFLMEDCTTTIAHSRTRDIETVCRRADLLVVAAGKPELVKENWIKPGATVIDVGVNRVVKDNGAIRIVGDVDFESACRVAGAITPVPGGVGPMTVALLLENTLQCARNKVR, encoded by the coding sequence GTGAACCCGGCGCCGCGAATCATCGACGGGGCAGCGTACGCGGCGACCGTCCGCGCCAGCGTGCGCGATGGCGTTTCGGCGCTCGAGCGCGATCGCGGTTTTGTTCCCACATTGGCGGTCGTGATCGTCGGCGACGATCCGGCGAGCCACGTTTACGTTCGCACCAAGACAAAGGCAGCCAAGGATGCCGGTATTCGTTCGATCGAGTACAAACTCGGGGACCAAACGCCGGAGGCCGAGCTTCTTGCGTTGCTCGGCGAGTTGAATGCACGCGACGACGTGCACGGGATTCTTGTCCAACTTCCTTTGCCGAAACACATCAGCGCGGATCGCATCATCTATGCGATCGACCCAGGGAAGGACGTCGACGGCTTTCACCCGCAGAACGCCGGCCTTCTGGCGCTGGGCAAGCCTGCGCTCGTGCCGTGCACGCCCCGAGGCTGCGTGATGTTGGCGAAGACCGTTCACGAATCGCTGCGGGGATTCGAGACGGTGATCATCGGCAGGTCGACAATTGTCGGTCGCCCGGCTGCCCAGCTCTTCCTGATGGAAGACTGCACGACGACCATCGCCCATTCACGGACGCGCGACATCGAAACGGTCTGCCGGCGGGCTGACCTGCTCGTCGTCGCGGCTGGGAAGCCGGAACTCGTAAAGGAGAATTGGATAAAGCCTGGCGCAACCGTAATCGACGTTGGCGTCAACCGCGTGGTCAAAGACAATGGCGCGATCCGCATCGTTGGCGACGTCGATTTTGAATCAGCTTGTCGCGTCGCTGGCGCGATAACGCCGGTTCCCGGAGGCGTAGGTCCCATGACCGTCGCTCTTCTTCTTGAAAACACTCTGCAATGCGCCCGGAATAAGGTGAGGTAA
- a CDS encoding bifunctional 5,10-methylenetetrahydrofolate dehydrogenase/5,10-methenyltetrahydrofolate cyclohydrolase yields the protein MDGARYLDDVVRRLRDEISAAGSPPTCLATVLVSGDPRDLSNARRKHVHAERAGMQFRHVQLSPRSTQAEVEGAIDELAASPSVHGIFIQLPLPPHLHQAALFDRIPVEKDVDGLGPLSLGKLARGDTSMAPATPSGIVGMLLRHGVALRDAATVIVGSSLEIAIPLALLLMHLSKDGSVRLISPDARDLAATTREADILVTCAERPGFIGAPHLRPGATVVDAGYNRTKSGVTGDVDVESVMGLAGALIPLPGGIGPATVATLLEKTWATARRCAG from the coding sequence ATCGACGGTGCGCGATATCTGGACGATGTGGTACGCCGGCTGCGGGACGAAATTTCCGCAGCCGGTAGCCCACCTACGTGCTTGGCGACCGTGCTTGTCAGCGGCGATCCGCGCGACTTATCGAACGCGCGTCGCAAGCACGTTCACGCCGAGCGAGCGGGGATGCAGTTTCGACACGTGCAGCTGAGCCCGCGCTCCACACAGGCGGAGGTCGAGGGTGCAATCGATGAGCTCGCAGCCTCGCCGTCAGTGCACGGCATCTTCATTCAACTGCCGCTGCCTCCGCATTTACACCAAGCGGCGCTCTTCGATCGGATTCCCGTAGAAAAAGATGTCGACGGCTTGGGCCCGCTTTCGCTCGGCAAACTTGCGCGCGGCGACACTAGCATGGCTCCCGCGACTCCGAGCGGGATCGTCGGCATGCTCTTGCGGCACGGTGTAGCGTTGCGCGACGCTGCTACCGTGATTGTCGGCAGCTCGCTCGAGATTGCAATACCGCTTGCGTTATTGCTGATGCACCTATCGAAGGACGGCTCGGTGCGTCTCATAAGCCCCGACGCGCGCGACTTAGCGGCGACCACGCGTGAAGCCGACATCCTCGTGACCTGTGCTGAGCGACCGGGGTTCATTGGAGCGCCACATCTGCGTCCCGGCGCGACGGTCGTCGATGCGGGTTACAACCGAACGAAAAGCGGCGTGACCGGCGATGTCGACGTCGAGAGTGTCATGGGTCTCGCGGGCGCTCTCATTCCGTTGCCGGGCGGTATCGGGCCGGCGACGGTTGCGACCTTGCTCGAGAAAACTTGGGCTACGGCCCGCCGCTGCGCCGGCTAA